A DNA window from Mytilus edulis chromosome 14, xbMytEdul2.2, whole genome shotgun sequence contains the following coding sequences:
- the LOC139503574 gene encoding uncharacterized protein produces MVQKKIANLRDFSTQTDLSIPIDCDVLVVEDQIQEAVKSSPAPNHEASLQKKTDLPVPNTSTNASTQPPINLLSQDQPDLPSDIGFNISAFESFVANIDIQKGILQNRDILERIEKLLLNKNCIPMPDSQTTAPIKEKMPQQCSTPEHFTISTIEQEPESPPSSPLYIATPLPDLTPIRQVSEKTHHEESDYSPAATFVHVVNIPLEDIDEIRPPTPPHALQMPLQDITFQEINLLNNTRAGATLLDVLGQPPIPTIQPLHNNKHFITDTRFWSISISSVTSLKPAALTCQLHTLPITQEVNNSTTISEAILQDAKTKAGECRQRFATTLFRSIFNVSDTFERNVNGKVFRSKTQKEQINHTKMAILKLVTFQYYPCPTSDTGNKWNSVTRALDKANWSFNNYVKNNFNLQAIMHQRPVV; encoded by the coding sequence ATGGTTCAGAAGAAGATAGCAAATCTAAGAGATTTCTCTACCCAAACTGATCTGAGTATACCAATTGACTGTGATGTATTAGTTGTAGAGGACCAAATACAAGAGGCTGTCAAGTCATCACCAGCACCAAACCATGAAGCATCTCTACAGAAAAAAACAGACTTACCAGTACCCAACACCTCAACAAATGCTTCAACTCAACCTCCAATAAATCTTTTATCTCAAGATCAACCAGACTTGCCATCTGATATAGGGTTCAACATATCAGCTTTTGAAAGCTTTGTTGCCAACATAGATATTCAAAAAGGTATTCTACAAAACAGAGACATCCTTGAGAGAATTGAAAAATTACTTCTAAATAAAAACTGTATCCCTATGCCTGATTCTCAAACTACAGCGCCAATAAAAGAAAAGATGCCTCAACAGTGTTCAACTCCAGAACATTTTACAATTTCAACAATTGAACAAGAACCTGAATCACCACCATCATCTCCACTATACATAGCTACACCATTGCCAGACCTCACCCCAATTAGACAGGTATCAGAAAAAACACATCATGAGGAATCCGACTATTCACCTGCAGCTacctttgtacatgttgtaaatatACCACTTGAAGATATAGATGAGATCAGACCACCAACTCCTCCACATGCTTTACAGATGCCATTGCAAGATATAACTTTCCAGGAAATAAATTTACTCAACAATACACGTGCTGGAGCGACCCTCTTAGATGTCTTGGGGCAGCCACCAATTCCCACCATACAACCACTGCATAACAATAAACATTTCATAACCGATACAAGGTTTTGGTCAATCAGCATTAGCTCTGTGACATCACTCAAACCAGCAGCATTAACATGCCAGCTTCACACTTTACCAATCACCCAAGAAGTCAACAACTCCACAACAATTAGTGAAGCCATTCTTCAAGATGCAAAGACAAAAGCAGGAGAATGTCGACAAAGATTTGCAACAACATTATTTAGATCCATCTTTAATGTCAGTGATACCTTTGAAAGAAATGTAAACGGTAAAGTGTTCAGATCCAAAACCCAAAAAGAACAGATAAACCATACAAAGATGGCAATACTTAAACTCGTGACATTTCAGTACTACCCTTGTCCTACATCAGATACAGGTAATAAATGGAATTCAGTAACTAGGGCCTTAGACAAAGCCAATTGGAGTTTTAACAACTATGTGAAAAACAACTTCAACTTGCAAGCTATCATGCACCAGCGACCTGTTGT